CTTTACCGGGACACGTCGACCTCTGACGAACTGACAAAGTAGAATTAATGTTTAAATATTTATGGAGTGaatcagaaaacaaggaaaagctGAAGCACTGTTCCTTCATATTTAATCAATCAAGATCTAGTTAGACATGGTTTTACTATGGACTTAAGAGCACACAGTCTAGACATGTATGCAACACACTTTCTAATGCTTACTCTAGGGTTTTCATCTATTATGTGCATCATAAATATGCAATGAGATGGGGAACTGTTTAAGTGATTCAATAGCCTTTATACAGTAATGCACCTACAGGACAAAGAATAGTGATGAAATGTTACGATCAGTGAGACAATGTAGTATTTGTACATTGTCTAATATACAtcatacactgcctggccaaaaaaagtcaGACACTATTTTGTTTTACCTCCTTTAGGTTTCATTGCAGGATTAATTTACTGCTAGATAGATTATGCCACACAATGCttctgcaatatcacaataaatgccaCATTTATTTTCATCCATAACTACATTTATTCACCAATATCTTGCATGAGTCTTCTGTATCTCATCCCAAAAGTTTTCAGTGGGGTTCAggcctggactctgtggtggtcaatccatgtgtgaaaataattttaacgctttcatgcattaattatgagaaccttagttaagatttttttcttgagtgtttttattcctccataggcatgaaaaaaacaatgtgatcaagttttttttttttttttttcatggcgttacaaaaatgtccatgcatttaatttttgaagtaaagaaacgtgtttaaaacccaatatcagacagtgatatgaaaacaatgaaataaaataaaatctcatgttttctcacattttaacatattctaatgctagttattactcttttcatggagataaaatgcaaaaaaaaaaaacttttttttctaacagataacaattgatttccactcaattatgttagtgcagatcaggtttatctagaacagtacagttacagtaatggtctgaatgtcagtgtattattatgggatggtgcataagtatccactgtattggctgatatggaactaaaacaacaaaacccatgaatatacaagagaacagctggagaagaactgtccactggagtgaccactgtgcatgaaagggttaatatatttccTGGTTGTGTGACTAATAAAGGATTATTATATCTCATGTTCCCTGAACCACTCCTTCAtaatttgagcctgatgaatcctagcATCATCATCACTTAGAGTAAATCTCTGTCATTCAGTATGTTCATGTACTCATCTAACCTcatttggacacataatgttgctcAACCTAGACCTGACAGAGTGAGTCAACCCCACATCGTATCACTGCCCCCAcatgcttgtactgtaggcactaggcatgatgggtaatgacttTGCATACCTCTCTTCtcaacagggtcaatctggactcatcagaccacatgacctttttccatttaaACACTGTCCAATCTTTATGAGGATTGTTTAAGAAATATGAATCTTCTCACTGTATTAGTTAAAGACCACAATGAAACCTATTAATCATTTCAGTAATTATCCATTGGAGGGATCTTCCCTATTTGCTTAGTTACTTAGTCAAATGGTGACTTTTTTGTGGCAGTACATTATAATTCATATTAGCAGAACTCAGATTTTACTTCAACTTTTTACGTgatttgtcagttttgttttgaCATCATCAGTCACTAGtcacattctaaaaaaaaaaaaaagaaaaaaaagtctaaaatcaCTTCTTAAAGGTCACTGTAGtcaaaacccccccaaaaatatTATACTCACAGTGTATATTTGTGTCCAAATGTAAAGATCTCTGCCAGAAGGGCTTTCTAACAAGTAATTAACATCGTGAAAAGTTTGTTTCTCTTATACAGTCATGTTTTCAGATATCTAAGTAGTTTTAACACTAACCGACTAGTTACAGTATGTGTCTAAACATAACTAAACTGTGACTGAGAACAACTatctaaaaaaaaagttcattcagATGCACTGACTATAACTGCATCATAATCTGGTCATGTAGTTCTTTCAGTTACTAGAAGTTACGGCCTAAAATATGTTGTTCTGTGTCTCATTCACCTGGACGTTTGGCCACCAaagatgtttcagtgaatgttAACTTTATGCTTCTTCCTACTTCGTTTTGACCATGCAAATTCAGACTGGTTTATACTTGaggacagattctgttcatttaaatgttattttgttttggttttattttgtttctttgcatgctctaaataaataaataaatgaatgaataaataaataaatgaataaataaattaatgaataaataaatgaataaatgtttgtGCCAAATTATGCAACGTTCTGTCAAACCATTCCACAGATATTAAATGTAAATGCAACTTAGTATGGACTGACCAACAAACAGACACATCTTTGTATGGAAATGCCATGTGGATAtatttaaaaagataaaaaaaaaatgataaccccAGTATCCTGCAAAAGCTCTGTCTGATCCAGCCCTCATCTCTAATTCCTTTGTCCAGTGTGTTAAATATTACAAACAACCATTTGTTTGTGCATCATACGGGTCCAAATAGATACTCAAGCTGTTTCACATGATACAATTCACGTGCTATTTCCTCTTCTTGTGGAAATTATAAAGGAGTATACTATGACCCAAGCTCCTGATTAAACTTCCTGAGTCATGAAGAGGATGTTATTGAtaccaagaaaaaaacaacaggaaaaaaaaaagagaaaagtcctCTGATTTCAATCATGTCAAAACAAGCCAAAAACATTCCTGCTCCTTTGAAACTAATTGTAATCTGTCTGGTTGGAAAAGCTTACAAAAGGTTGTTTTAATGCTTTAGTTGCTTGCTCAGAAGTAGCCTAAATAAACGTCACAGTTTCTGTTGTTAGTGTCCTCTTCTCATGTTTCTGTTACAGTATTACTCACGTAGAGACAGAAACAGAACTCTGTGGCTGTTCTTCATTTTGTCCTCAACATTGTCCACACTGATGTGAGTGTAGTTGTGGTGAAGTGGACCAGAGCTGTCCACAGGCTGGACCCAGTCCTCCATCTCCGATGTCGTCTTTATCAGCCTTAGGATTTCTAAAGGAATCTTTGTGCTGTCTGAAACACACTGAGGAATAAAGAATGTAGagtttaggttaaaaaaaaaaaaaaaaaaaaaaaactttctaagAAGAATAACATTTTCTTTTATTGGAACCATTACAGCTCCTTTAAAAAAGTGTGTCAATTATAGGAGAATTGTATAGTACTGATTATTTcttcacataataataataataataataataataataataataataataataataataataatctgtattattaaagggaagtggactctgtctgtgtgtctcgggcatcacacaaaatccacaaAGAGCtgcctgctgcagtttggcaaaaTTATGTCTTTTTGGACaaagaagagactagcgaaaatggcaagttgataggaccaatattttgggagatataagtaattttggaatacattcgcctcccaatggccaatcatgttgctatgcccagaatcacagaatgtgtgggttacctagcaacagataaataaTAGGGCCATGCtgtcatggtgtcaaatttcatgtgcagagacataccagctgagaggttattcaactgaaaataccagtggaatttaccaagaaagtaaagtaaagaactgtatcagaggatctagaatcCGTGGTTCCCCaggggtcaacacactagtaataataatattgtgATGTTGGGATTAATTAAAAGATGCAGCTagatgttaaattttccatatgAGATCTATTTGGATGACACATACTGTCCGAGGCCTTTGATGTTGTCTGTCTGAGCCTTTAAATGGCGAAGTTCGGAAGGTTTGATCGATGTCTTGCATGTTGTAGACACACACAGCACTTATACCCCTGCAGACAGAAAGAGAAGGATGTCAGCAGTCTGCCCACCACCGCCTGCAGCAACAACAGCAGGGACTGTGGCAAGGTCAGCAGATGTTTGTGCCACAGTGTtgcaaagcactttaaaataacacATCGGAACAGCTGAGCAGACGATTTAAAAAAAGGAACTAGAGTCAACTTATTCAGATAAGAAAAGAAGAAACAATATGTTGTCACTAACAGGCTCTGAACTAATCCCCAGTACATGCAAATTATTTCCTAATATatccataaacccagtgtgcTTACTCATTCTCTTGAGGATTTTTGGTTGCAAGTTGAGGTTTGTTGCTTTAGTGACTGGACATAAGTTTTTTTTATATGACACCAAAATATCACAGGACGGGGTGACTTTGACCATTGACCTGTATTCTATGATTACATGTTTGGAAAAAGCATAACCTCTCACCAAATGGTTTCTTTAGTTCATCTTACATATTAAGCTACTTCCTCTTTGACTCAACTTGAAACAAACATGAAACTTTGATAAATGTTGCACCTACGCTGAACATTACAACATTCTGTTCCTTAATATTCTTTGACATGTACTGATGAAAATGGAGTCGTACCATTCATTTCTAAAGAGTGCATAGACTCTGGTATCCATCCAGTTTTCAGCCGGTACAGtcgccacatccaccagctctgaaTAGTGTTTCCTGTTCACAGGATCTCCACAGAAAAGCCTGGCATTCAACTGTGACGTCCAGCTAAACTGCATGTTGTTTTTCGGACCACCAATATCTGACTAGAAACAAACACCAGAACATTAATGTTAGGAAATTGCTCCACATGTAATAGTCAGTATATGGAAatgttattcatatattttaggTAATATGTTGTTTTGATTCTACGCtgatgcccataaagttggattcattttattttcagacacattcctgttttctTCCTATTTAGACACATCAGtattcacctttgaccaggtgcagtgatcacatactgagtccaagTTGCACttaatcaagaataaatcacaatcaCTGGCTGAGAAAAGGTAcaacaggtggtgccaggcacaacaaaccccaccctttgcatacattgtagcttattttggcattgatccagctgatgtcatcatgtctatgcatgtgctgatgtcatcacatcagctgcctctatatatgtgccacgtttgaagtaaattgaaacaaaattaatgtttttatagacatgtaaaatcttgcccattataagtaagtaaatggggaaaaaaagatataaaaattcattaaaaaaaattgaactttaacctacttttaccaaaatgtaatgacatttattctgggtaactggcaatctaaaaacccagtttggtatgaattcagccaacagttttgctgctagagtgttaacaaacaaacaaactgaaccaaaaacaataccctttgcctccccctTTGGGAGGCggggtaaatattttattccaactttatgggcgtcTGTGTATTTTCAGAGTTATGCAGGACTTACCATGCAAACCTGGGTCACAAAGGGAAGCCACATCTCATTGTCCAGTCCTGGGTCTTCGTTCTTTTCTTTATAGAAAGCGTAGACTTTGTCCTGCCCAGGATCCACCTGTCTACCGACCATCAGACCCACATAGtactgctctaaaaacaaagacaacaaaagaGGTGACCTCCGTACAACACGAATGATTGGGCACTTTTTACTAAACATGTCATGTCCTTAAAAAACAGTTCAGACAATTACCTTTATCGTGGTCTACTGGTCCGACTCTATGTCTCCCAAACTTGTTTATGCCAACATAGTCTTGAGACCCAGAGACTGTAATGTAAAAATCATCATCTCCTGCAGATTCTgtaaaagacagaagaaaaaaatgaaaaaatatgatacttttgttttgttgccaGGATACTTTCCAGACTTTCAGACTCCAGTTTTCGCTGCAAGTCATAGCGTGGAAATTCACTTGATATTTACCAAATCATTCTCGAGGCATCGGCCATTAATGCATGGTAATggattataaaaataattttcagccTGTAAATAACACAGTGCATTTAACTCTTGTGTAAGAGCAACAAAAAGTAATGAACCGAGAGAAACATGAAGACGTAAACAGAGCAGATAAGAGTTCATTAGTGATCCTCTTTACTAGACAAGTAAGGATAAAAAATGTCGTCGTTCAGGCTGGGTGAGTAGAAATGCACAGATTGATAGATAAGGAGCACTTGCATTTAGTGAAACTTACCAACAAGAGCACTTTGTTCATGTCCCTTTATGGAAAACTCCCTGATACTTTCCTTTATTTTCCTTACATTATTAGAGGGAACACACTTGGCCGAAGTCTCTGCAGTACTCTGTGTGAGGAAAAACAGTCTTGACATcagaaacacaaaccaaaaatggCCTTAAAATATTCTTAGCAAttggtaaaaatacaaaatgtgatTAAGTGttttaaagtacaaatattttaaaAGTGGTGATAAAAATGTGTCCCTAAGTACAGATAGTTTTGTCTTCCGCTATCATCTGGTGCACGTCTGCAGCGTCCTACCATGTTGCAGCACAAAGTTTCTCGGCCGTTGCttccacacacaaacatatagtTTCCCTCCATCTTGTGGGCCACGGTGATGTTATAACTGCAGTCCTAAATGAACAAGAACAAGTATTGGATGTCATATTTCGACCAGTGAACGCACGCTCAACTCATCCACTCTGATTTTTACTCACTCTTTGCTGAGCTCCACTGCTGATGCAGTCTTCCCACTCCACTGTTCTTTCCACTgcctaaaaacaaaaaacaaaaaacaaaaaaaaaaactgggttaacgtaaataaatgttttctgtaaTTCACTGGTGGACACAGGATATacaggaaaaaattatcagaccatcaaaagtcagtaaaaacaatagttatgtaatcaagtacgaactcctgtgtgtatcatgtgactaaaacagacagaaaagaaaacatggaattcctaaaagccatagctattgatgtaaaaactgaagtgatttggttattatcaagaaaaccgtggaaaatggctagatatcagctctgaaattaaactcttatcagctgtttttgttgttatcattatatttgtccaaacaaatgtacctttagttgtaccaggcattaaaatgaacaagacactgaagaaaacaagggtggtctaataattttttccgcgactgtatgcgTGAGATGAGTTGTGTAAGATATAAAATAAAGATGTATCTTGATAAAGCACGCGAGTGACTTTCAACTCATGTATTAATGGATCCCTTTCAATGCATGTTTCATTTCAATATAATACATGTTTAATTACAGCAATAGCATGATTCAGtacctgttcagtatgaaagttGAACGTATTAATTTGTAGTCCTCCCACAGCTGTAACAACATCTGTCTCTGCTTCCATGAGAATCTTTAGCGGTAAAAAATGCAGTGGCATCTTCGTCATTGTAGACTCTGTCATAAAACAACATCTGAATCGTAAACAAACCTCTGACTGTTACCGCACacaaatatatagtatatatagtacacagaaataacCTTGTCTTctataatatgacaataaaagcTGTTTTAATATAAATAACAATATCCGCTGACTAAGTATGAGCTCACCTGACAGAGGTTTCTatttacaaaacacaaacaacagcgGTTAACACTTTGATGCAGGTTCTGCAAAGTTACTGGCTGCTCACTTGGTGCCACATTATCTAACTCTAAAATTAGCTGAGCTCTTCATACTGATAAAGACCTAAGTGCAAATAAATGCTTTGGATGCTTCATCTAGCCTAAAAGTGGTTTGTGTGATCCTATAAATCTTTTGGTtcacataaaacaaaaaatgcagCAGCACACAGGTCAACTGCACTATGACATGTATACGaaataatcatgtgtaataggaacaatgggatatttataatataatcatgtgtaatagcgaCAAtgggattcattcattcattcatttgttttgagcagaagaaaaaagtaaacattttttgtgtacaaggaactaatatccaagcaaatacattaataaataaagataatcaagacaaaatagcaattgccatgtacactagtaataacaaaacatATTCAATATGCCCTTCTCAAAAAGGAGCTATTTATGAAgggatatttataatatattcATGTGTGATAGCGACAATGggatatttataataataataattcatgtgCAAGTCTTTATCAGTTTTTGCTTGATGGCTTGCCTTGGtccctgtttgtctgtttgtgtgcactatgtgttattgcttgtttttctttttgtatgtcttacttcagttatggtattatgttatttgtaagctgttcttttttttttttttaacctgccaaTGGGACttcagatggaaattagctgtaTGGCTATAATCTCTTGTATTTACGCgtaaatgttttaaaattaatAAGAACTGTcctactttaaaaataaataaatcattcattcatgtcAGATATCTATGGACATGAAATAAAAACCACCGTGGTGCTCTTTTCTTAGTTTGTCAAAGGCCGTGGACACAGGTGTCCACTCTATGCTCTTATAGAAACTCTCTACTAGGTTTTGACAATGGCAGATGTCCAGTTTCAGAACTCTTACACACAGGATTCTGTGTCACATATGGGAATATTCAGTCCTCTTTTCTCCCCATCACAAATGAGGTTCCCCAAGGCTCTGTTCTTGGGCCCGTATTATTCACTATTTACCTAAACAATATCACCTCCTCGCTGTTCGTCTGTAACTTTCATCTATATGCTGGCAAAACTAATTTTTATTCCTTCACAGAATCTCCTCATGATGCCATCCTTAACCTTCAGTTATTATTTAAGATCCCTCTAACTAAAATGAGTCTAAACTAAATGGACGCTATTCCCAAAGGCAAGAAATATTAAGTACAGTATTTACTAAATTCAATCTTATGATAGCATGTTAATTGGAAACGTCCAACATTACAAATATCTTGATATTTGGGTTGATGagaaacttaatttcagtgttcATATCGACTCACTACTGTTGAAGCTGAGACCTAaacagtttttttcctctttagagaCAAATTCTGTTTTCTATTATCAATCAGAAAAATGACAGCTAAGGTGGTTTTCTTGTCTGTTTTAGACTATGGAGATGTTATTAATGGGAAAGTGTCCAGTTCAACTTAAACCTTAAACCATTAGATCCAATATATCATTAACACTGATCACAGGTAATAGTTATGGTACACACCACTGTCTGCTATAATAGAACACTGGCTGGCCCTGCTTTGCAAAAAGGAGGAATCAATACTTATTAGTATTTATTCATAAAGCAATTTTAGTTCATTTCCCTCCCTGCCGATTAGACCTACTCTCCTGGAACCATAACCATCGCACCCATTCACAGCCCAGGTTCACTTTACAGGAGCCAAAGATACCGATTCAGGAAGGGACTTTTAGTTATGATGCCTCCTCTACGTGAAATCTGTTGTTTTAAGTTATCCTCATTAATACCACTAAGATAATTTCGAGGTTATAttgttgattttgtttattttgaaggCTCTTGTTTTACTGTGAAGTTTTACTATTATAACTACCTCTTATAAGTTATTTTATGTAACTTTGGCTGTTATTTCCATGTCTTCTCTCAGGTTTTTACTCCTTTATGCCTCATATTCTGTCtgtgctcattttattttatgtacctCAGTACCATGGGTTATCCAAGTATGTTTGAGTATGTAAATGATAGTGATGATGATTTCCATTTTTTACAGTAAcaaaaagtaaataacaaaagCTGTCAGGCATTTTTTCAGCTTCTCCCCATCCAACAAAAAACATATTATCCTCATTTACATTGGCTTTGAATATTCGATCAGCTGATTATGATCAGCTGTTTCTCTATAAGTTGAGAAAACCTTCCTTCTTAAGGTTAAATACACTACAAAAAACCTCAATACCATGTCACAAATCTAAGGGAGTTCATGAAAAGCTGATATTTTAGAGATACATGGTTTCTCACAGAACTTAACATATGATCTTACAGAATATGATGTGTTGCTCTAAACTACATAAGCTTATATACAGTAGCCAACCAATAGTTCAAAtgcggtaaaaaaaaacaacatacacattaatgcagcagtaacaTGAAGCCAAAAcattatacagtcgcggaaaaaattattagaccacccttgttctcttcaatttcttgttcattttaatgcctggtacaactaatggtAATGGACAAAtaaaatgagaacaacaaaaatagctcataagagtttaatttcagagttgatatctagacattttccatattttcttgataataaccaaaatcacttcagttcttacattaatatcgatggcattgtactgacaaaaacagtgcttttaggcattccatgttttcttttctgtctgttttagtcatatgatatgcacaggagttagtacttgattgcataaccattgtttttgatgacttttgatggtctaataattttttccgcgactgtacaacGGCAAAATACTGCAAGAAATAATTTTACTGCACtacttttcatatgttttgtatgtttCCAACCTAATGCATAACTTGTACTTGTGTTGGAGTGTTGATATTTCCACTTAAATGAAGGATCTGAGTTCTACTTCCACCTCTGTACGGATATCACTTGGAAAGTCTATCTCAGAGGTTGAAGAAACCAGATCTTGGGGAGGATGACTACACAATATTGTAAGTCCAGATCAATGTGAAAAGGCATCCGCTGCACTGAAACCTATTCTACAGTGCCATTGTGTTATATATTACATTCCAAAGTTTCACATTTTATGATTTAGATGCCTGGTTCAGGCAAAATATTAATTTGATAGGACTTCCTCATGGCACAAAAGCTGACGCACATGTGATATATATCATATTGAACAGATATTATGAGCATCTCTTTTACAGTGAGCCCTGAAGGggtaaactgaaccaaaacctgAAGGACCTGC
This sequence is a window from Sphaeramia orbicularis chromosome 3, fSphaOr1.1, whole genome shotgun sequence. Protein-coding genes within it:
- the LOC115417235 gene encoding semaphorin-7A; translated protein: MELLRLEIYLLFSCLSSFSEASLTHFPRMTFTGEESTMTKMPLHFLPLKILMEAETDVVTAVGGLQINTFNFHTEQAVERTVEWEDCISSGAQQRDCSYNITVAHKMEGNYMFVCGSNGRETLCCNMSTAETSAKCVPSNNVRKIKESIREFSIKGHEQSALVESAGDDDFYITVSGSQDYVGINKFGRHRVGPVDHDKEQYYVGLMVGRQVDPGQDKVYAFYKEKNEDPGLDNEMWLPFVTQVCMSDIGGPKNNMQFSWTSQLNARLFCGDPVNRKHYSELVDVATVPAENWMDTRVYALFRNEWGISAVCVYNMQDIDQTFRTSPFKGSDRQHQRPRTCVSDSTKIPLEILRLIKTTSEMEDWVQPVDSSGPLHHNYTHISVDNVEDKMKNSHRVLFLSLHNGGVHKVMQSKNQTFIIAEYRPFGQRAHIHGITLNPSSRKLYVSSRGQLVQLDVADCAQYGDTCEDCVLARDPYCSWINEQCTAETQGEWQDVEHGNSGICKSVSKTSKYLASASGILSDDTITLPLEAKYFLSCPISSHHAEYTWNHPESTTSCNPKDQQCLHLIDRMSHEQVGTYLCVSKEMGYTKVLAKYQLQLESRAGSWSSGMLVWVCLVAALLVLT